The Desulfobacterales bacterium nucleotide sequence CGATTCATGCCGATGTTTCGCGACGGATGTGGCATTCCCTCTGGCCCCAGCGCAGCGAAGTGGAGGTTCCCATCGGGCATATCACCAACGGCGTACATGTGCTTTCCTGGATTGCGCCCCAGATGTATAAATTGTTTGAGATGCGACTGGGGTCCGACTGGCCGACCCGGATGACCCACCCCGATATCTGGGAGAAAGTCTATGACATCGATGACGGCGAACTTTGGGAAACGCACCAGATCTTGAATATGCGCCTGGTAAATTTTGTCCGACGGCGGCTGCAAGTTGCGGCAAAACGGCTGGGCGACCAGGAAACAATCGATAAAATCGACCAGATTCTGGACCCTGATATTTTAACCATCGGCTCGGCCCGGCGCCTGGCAACCTATAAACGCGGCGATTTGATTTTTTCCCAGCTTGATCGGTTGGCCCGGCTGATAACCGATCCAAAGCGGCCGATCCAGATTGTTTTTGCCGGAAAAGCGCACCCGCGGGATGACGAAGGCAAAAAGATTCTGCAGCGAATCATGGGACACACCCGGAATCCGGCGTTCAAAAATCGAATCGTTTTTGTTGAAGACTATGATTACAATGTGGCCCGCCACCTGGTGCAGGGGGTCGACGTCTGGCTGAATACGCCGCGGCGGCCCTTGGAGGCTTGCGGCACCAGCGGCCAAAAGGTGATCCTCAACGGTGGGTTGAACCTGTCCATCTTGGATGGATGGTGGAATGAGGCGTATAACGGCCAAAATGGATTTGCCATCGGCCGTGGCGGGATGCATAATGACCCCAACATTCAGTACCAGAGAGATGCGGAGTTTCTTTACGATGTCTTGGAGAAGGAAGTGATTCCGCTCTACTATGAGCGGGAGGCGGACGGCATCCCCCACCAGTGGATCAGACAAATCAAATCGTCCATGCAAAGCCTCGGCTGGCGCTTTAGTGCAGACCGGATGGTCACGGACTATGCCATGCGGTTTTATCTGCCTGCGGCCGGATCAAAGTCAGCCGATACTGTATAGACCATGAAACAGCTGATATCTTTCCCTCGGATTGCGGCGGGTCTTGTGACAATGTCCGCCCTAGTGGTCGCCTTCGGCCCGGGCGTTATGCCGGCAACAAATGCCCGGGCATTGGGTCTGACCATTTTCACCATCGGATTTTGGGCAACCGGGGTTCTCCCCGAATATTTGACGTCGCTCGTTTTTTTCGTGCTGGCGATGCTTTTTTCCGTGTCGCCGGGCTATGTGGTGTTTTCCGGTTTTGCATCCTCGGTGGTGTGGCTGGTTTTCGGCGGGTTGCTGCTGGGAGTGGCGATCAAGCGAACCGGTTTGGGCGAACGCATTGCCAACCAACTGGCCTTGAAATTCGGTAAGACCTACGGCAGCATCATCATCGGGATGGTGGTGGTGGGGATGGCGCTCAGCTTCCTGATACCGGCGACGGTAAGCCGGGTGATACTCTTAACCCCGATTGCATCGGCGCTGGCAGCGCGGTTTGGCTTTAGGGAGGGGTCTAAAGGGTATACGGGCATCATCATGGCGGCTGTTTTCGGTACGTTTTTGCCCGCCTTTTCCGTTCTTCCGGCCAATGCGCCCAATCTGGTCATGGCCGGTTCCGCCGAGACCCTCTATGGAATTACCACGATCTACGGTGAATATCTCTGGCTTCATTTTCCGGTGTTGGGGCTGCTCAAAGCCGTGTTGCTCATCGGACTGATCCTGGGGCTCTATCCCGACACCCCCCGTTTAAACATACCCAATGAAGTCAGCCATACGCCCCTGTCTGTTGATGAAAAAAGACTTGCCGTCATTTTAACACTTACCATCGGATTCTGGCTGACGGATTTCTGGCATCATATTTCGCCCGCCTGGATCGGGCTGTCTGCCGGGGTGGTCTGTCTGCTGCCCGTATTCAGACTGGTGCCGACAGAGGGGTTCAGGCACGAGGTCAACTACGGGACGGTGTTTTTTCTTGCCGGGATCATCGGGTTCAGCGCCATGCTGCGGGACTCAGGTGTCGGCGACCATCTTGCAAAATTTCTGCTGGCGGTATTCCCCCTTGCACCGGATTCGCCGGTGCTGAATTATATCACCATCATCATTGCAACGTTCTTAACCGGCATTGCAACCACCTTGCCGGCGGTGCCGGCGGTGTTGACGCCGCTGGCGGGCCAAATGGCCCAGGCCGCTGCCCTGCCGGTTGAAACCGTGTTAATGATTCAGGTCATCGGTTTTTCCCTATTGCTGTTTCCGTATCAGGCCCCCCCGGTAGTACTGGCAATTCAAATGGGCGGATTGAAACCCAAAGCCGTCGTTCATTTTTTAATTCTTGTGACAATTGCGAGCGGTTTGTTTTTGTTGCCGATTAATTTTCTGTGGTGGCGTTTTATAGGTTGGATTTAACCAGAAGCCTTTTGAACTCGAACAAAATTGAACATTTTTCAAAGGTCTCTTAGCGCAGGTTTTGGGCAGGTAAGAACTACGCACTTTTAAGGTGTGAAAATATCTGTATTCAACGGCAATAACGAATCAGCGTTCGACTACCCGCGAAGAAATCCCCCTCGCGCTTAATTCGTCGGAGAGTTTTTCAGCGTTTTTCAAGCTGACATGGGCGCCCACATACAAACTCAGTTTGCCGTTGTCATCCATAATGACATAGGGCGAGTAACCACTTTCCGCAATCAGCCGGCGCTTGGGTTGCAAATCGTCTTCAGAGGCATAAGTGCCGATCAGGTTTGCATATCGGGTTTCTTCGGGCCGGACATCCGTTAGCGATTTAACTTCTATAATTCTCCGGGCTGATGCCAGATTGTTATAGTAACCGATAAAAACGCGATACCAAGTTCCCTTTTCTCCCAGGTCCACCGATGTCCAGTAGGCTTCCAATCCCATTTTACGATAGGCTTCAATCGCCTCCCGGGTGGCCGTCAGGGTTCGGTAGGAGCCGTCATGAAGCGAGTAGGGATAGGAGGATGTCGATGTTTGTGGGTTGGTACCGATAATCTTCCAGTCGGAGGCCTCTTTTTGCAGGACAAGGACCTGGTTTGAAGTGTCTGCATAATTCGAGGATTGATAGGCCTGGGTAAACCTGGCCTCATATCGGCCGTTTCCCAGGGGGCCAATTATATTGATTTTGTCCAGTGTAATACGGATCCACGCTTTTCTCCGGTTTTTTTCAGCCTTGTTCCGCCGCCATTTGTTTTTGTCGAGGCCGTTTGAGGTAAAACCTTCGGCGTAAAAAGACATAAAGGCGTCCGTGTCTCCTTTTTCTCCCGCGCTCTTTTCCCAGGCTGTTTTCCATTCTTGTAAAAAATCTTTTATTTCATCGGCGGCATTTTTGGCAGGCGTGGTCGGCGGTGCCGATTTTTTCTCATGAGCCGGGGTTGCAGTAGGGGGAACGTCAGGTTGGCTTACAGCGGGTTCGGGCCGTTTTGGAATGGTTTGCGCGGTTGGCGGAGTTGGTTTTGTTTCAGGAGCCTTTGCGGGCGGTTTTATAATTTTATTAACTGTCGGCGCTGCAACGGGTTGACTCTGGCGGGACGGATCTTGAGTTTGAAAAAAAGTGAGCAAAGCGATCATCCCTCCAACAAGAATGATTCCGCCTATGGCCAGCTTCAGCACGATAGATTTTTTTTTGCCTTGCTTTGGGTCGGATTTTTTCGATTCTTTTTTCGATTCAACCGGTTTGGCCGGGACCGGTGTTTTGATGTCTTTGATTGGAGAAATTTTTTCAGGCCTTGGGCCAGATTTGGTTTTTGAAATGATGGGTTTTTCTTTTGGGTCCTTACCGGCGGGAATCTTGTCTGCCGGTTTTTTCACCGCTGCTGCGTTTGCCGGCCTTTGTTCCTTTATCTGGAGCTTACCGGGCAGGTCGGATTTTGTTTTTAACTTGTCGGCAGTTTCCGCCTTGGTCGGTTTGCTGCTGTCGGTTTTCTTTCTCGATTCTTCTATCTCATTGGGGTGGATCGGTTGAAAGGATCCGAGTTCTAAGGGTTTCTGTTTTATCTGGCCGGAGACGCTCTTGCCGACCGGCTTTATTTCAGGTTTTTGAGGTGCCGGTGCTGCCGGTTTCACTGTCGGCGTTTTCGGGGCTTTGGAATCCGGAACTGCAATCGGTGCCGGTTTCGATTTTTCAACAGGCGAGGGCTGTGGTTTTTTCCCAACGGTTGGCGCTTTGGCAATGGGCGCTGATTGCGCTTTTTTGATGGAGGGTAAGGGCTCTTTCTGCTTTTGAACGGTTGTCTTTATAGAATCGGTCGCCGCGGGTGCAATTTTCCCCGGAGCTGAAGCGTCGGCTTCTTTTTTTGGGGGGGCAGCCGGAGGGGACGGCGCCACAGTTTTGACCTCCTCCGCCTTGTCTTTGACGGGATCTGCCGTTTTAGGGACGGTAGAAGTTTCTTTGATATCATCAAAAGGCGACTTGATTATTTGATGATCTTCAGCCTCTTCGGCTTCTTTTTCGTCAAACCCAAACAAATCATCCAGCTTGCTATCGAGTTCATCCAGGAGGCCTTTCGTCTTGGCGGTATCGGTATCTGTCTTATCGCCCTTTGCCGGGGGTGAACCGCCGGGTTTGGCGGAGGTTTTCAGCTTTTTATCAACGTCTTTGTTACTTTCTGTCAATTAGCATTCTCCTTAAACAAAAAAACAATTATATCAAAATATTATACATATAATGGTCAAAAAGTTTGCCCGTATTTAATAACATATAAGCATCAGATCTTCAAATATTATATGATTACATATTATTTGTCTGGATTTTAATGATAATATGTTTATATTTTCTTTTAAACGGGGTTGTTACGTCAGTTGTAACGGGTATAAAAACAAACCCCAGTAATTCCGTTCTTCTTAATATCCTTAGTGAGCGTTATGGGAAAAAGGGGAAATCGGCATAGCGGAATTTTAAATGAGGAAGAAAGACATTGTGGGATAATTCAGTCCGCGAGCTGTTTATTTTTAAAAGGAGGTACGAATCATGGAAGAAAAAACATTGTCAATTTTCAATATAACCTGCGGCCATTGTGTAAATGCGATCAAAAATGAATTGAGCGAGATAGATGGGGTCAAAGAGGTAATTGGATCTCCCGAAAACAAAAATATTACGGTGAAATGGGATCTCCCGGCAACCCTTGATAAGATCAAGGCGGCCCTGAAAGAAATCAACTATCCCGCCGTGTAATGGAAAATGGCGGATCTGCCGTTTCCCGGCGGACCGGCTGTAACGGAAAAGAGGTGATTTAGATGGCGGAACAGAATGTATCTTTGCCGATAACCGGAATGACGTGTGCCAATTGTGCTGCCAATATCGAAAGAGGGTTTAAAAAGCTTAACGGCATTAAAGCGGCGGCGGTAAATTTTGCATCCGAACAGGCCGCTGTTACATTTGATCCGGTAAAGCTGCAGGTGAAAGATATTGTCGAAAATATTCATAAATCCGGATATGCTGTGGCAACGGCAAAAGTAGAACTGCCGATAACCGGCATGACCTGCGCCAATTGTGCGGGCAACATAGAAAGGGCCCTGAACCGGAAGGTGCCCGGCGTTTTAAATGCGGCGGTGAATTTTGCATCCGAAAGAGCGTCCGTCGAATATCTGCCGTCGCTGGCGACCGTGGATGATATCATCGGCGCTATTCAAAAGGCCGGCTATGGGGCCATTGCCCCGGACGACCTTATGGACGGTGAAGATGCCGAACAGGCCGCCCGAAACGCCGAGATAAGAGACCAGACCCGTAAGTTTATTGCCGGCGCCGTATTTGCGCTGCCGCTGTTTACCCTGAGCATGCTGCGGGATTTTAATCTGATCGGCCCCTGGGGTCATGCCGCCTGGGTCAACTGGCTGTTCCTGTTCCTGGCCACCCCGGTCCAGTTTTATACGGGCTGGGATTATTATGTCGGTGGGATCAAGAGTCTCAGAAACAAGAGCGCCAATATGGATGTTCTCATCGCGCTGGGGTCTTCCGTGGCTTATTTTTATTCGCTGGCTGTTTTACTGCTTCCGCACGTCGGCGAGCATGTCTATTTTGAAACATCCGCCGTCATCATCACCCTGATCAAACTGGGTAAGCTTCTCGAAGTTCGCACAAAGGGCAAAACCGGCGGAGCGATTCGAAAGCTGATGGGCCTGCAGCCTAAAACGGCAACCGTCATCGTCAACGGCGACGAACAGGAAATTCCCCTTACCCGTGTCAAGGCCGACGACACGGTCATTGTCCGGCCGGGTGAAAAGATACCGGTGGATGGGGTTGTATTGGAGGGTTTATCGGCCGTAGACGAATCCATGCTGAGCGGTGAACCGATTCCGGTGGACAAAAATCCTGGCGATAAAGTGGTGGGCGGTACGATCAACGGCCACGGGCTGATTAAATTTAAGGCAACCCGTGTCGGTAAGGAAACCGCTTTGGCCCAGATTATCAAACTGGTACAGGAGGCCCAGGGGAGTAAAGCACCCATCCAGGCAATAGCCGACCGGGTATCGGCCATTTTTGTTCCTACTGTTATCGCCATTGCGGTTATCACGTTCGGGTTGTGGTGGGGTATCACCGGTGACTTTGTACCGGCCATGATCCGGATGGTGGCTGTCCTGGTGATCGCGTGCCCGTGTGCGCTGGGTCTTGCCACGCCCACTGCCATCATGGCCGGAACCGGCAAGGGCGCTGAAAACGGGATCCTATTTAAAAAAGGGGAAGCCCTTGAAAACGCCACCAAGCTGGACACCATTGTACTGGATAAAACCGGCACCATCACCATTGGAAAGCCGGCAGTTGCCGATGTGCTTTCGTTTGATCCCGTGTACCAGACACCCGAATCATTTTTAAAACTGGCAGCCTCGCTGGAAAGAGGCTCTGAGCATCCGTTGGGCAAAGCCATTGTCAATGAAGCCAAGTCAAAGGGCCTCAAACTCTGGGACCCGGAGGGGTTCAAGGCCTCCGGCGGTTTCGGGGTAGAGGCGCGGGTTGACGGGCATTCCGTCAAGCTGGGAAAGCCCAAATGGTTCGATGAATTAAACATCGATATCAGCCAGGCAAAAGATAAAATCGAATCCCTGCAAGGGGAAGGAAAGACCGTGATGGTTCTCGTCCGTGAGGATGCCCTGTCAGGCCTGATAGCAGTTTCGGACATGTTAAAGCCGGAATCCGCAGAAGCTATCCGGCAGTTGCACGAGCAAAACCTGAAGGTGGTGATGCTGACCGGCGATAATATTCAGACCGCCAAGGCAATTGCCTTACAGGTTCACATCGATGAGATTTTTGCGGAAGTGCGGCCGGAGGAAAAATCCTTGAAAATCAAGGAGCTCCAGAATAAAAAAGAAAACGTCGGCATGGTGGGAGACGGCATCAACGATGCCCCGGCCCTGGCCCAGGCCGATATCGGCATCGCCATTGGTACCGGGACGGATGTGGCCATCGAATCCGGCGACGTGATCCTGTCCAGCGGCAGCCTGACCGGGGTATCCAAGGCCATCGCCCTCAGCCGCAAAACCATGCGCACCATCCGGCAGAATCTTTTCCTGGCATTCTTTTATAATGTTGTGCTGATTCCGGTGGCAGCCGGCGTCCTGGCGCCGTTTGCGTTTTTCCCCATGGCGCTAAAACAGCTTCATCCGATTCTCGCGGCCCTGGCAATGGCCATGAGCAGCATATCCGTGGTGTCTAACAGCTTAAGACTGTATCGAGCAAAAATTGAATAACCTTTTAATGAAAGAGGGTTCAGTTTTTTGAAATCCATAACTGCCGAAGAATCAAAAAGGAATCGATGACAAAAACGGTTCCAAAAAGCATGCCGCCGGGGATATGCAGCCAGAAAAAGGCGGGATGGATGAATACTTTTAGCCAAACGGAGGCCAGATCGACACCCACGCCGATAAAGGGTAGAACGACTAGCCAGGTGCGGACCTTTGTGCTGAGATCGAGAAAAAGAACGATTCCACCCATTAAAATAAAGATCAAACTCATCCCGAACAAATGAATATGGACAAATTTGAGAGCGAAAATGAATTCGTCGGTTTGATAAAAAGGTTTTTTACTTCGTTTTGATTCATCGGCCCTGTCTCCCGAAACCATTAATCTCCAGTGAAATTCGAGCCCATGTATTCGCCTTTTTGAGAAAAAAAGATATAGACCGATTTGGGTTCTCCTTTGGCGCGACTGAACTTTACAACGAACCCTTCTTGATTGTCGATGGTTTTTTTGAACACGTTTAGATTTTCCAGGTCAATCTCCCAGCTTTCATCAAGCTTATCGCTGACAACCAGGCGATCGTAGAGTTCGACCCCTTTTTTTACAGCCATAAGGGCAGAAAATTCCATTTCATCATGGCCTTTGGGGCCATGGGCAACCGCAAGGGCCGTGAAGAATAAAAACAAAACACTCAACCAAATGCGTGTGGCTTTATGTCTTATGATATTGTCAAATTGAATCATAAGGCCTCCTTAACCGATAAGATATCAGGATTTATATGCAACAAATTACTACATTAAAATAAACCCTGTCAAAAATATGTCAAATTGCCTGCGGCGGTGTTTTGATATTGCAGTGGTTCATATCATCTGGTCATTCATATTTTTCTGACATAATAATTACGCATCATGCCCATATCTTCATGCTCCAGATTGTGGCAGTGATACAGGAACAGGCCGGGATAGTCCTCGAATCGGACCAGCAGCTTAACCCGCTCGCCGGGCATCAGCAAGACGGTATCCTTCCAGCCTTCGTCCACATAGCCGCGGTGTTTCACGCCGCTGCGACCCAGAACCTGGAACTGCATGCCGTGGATATGAATGGGGTGGGGCATGTCCATGGCCCCCATCATTCCCATCCCGCCGGGTTCGTTAACAAACTCCCAGACATCGAGGGTGTTTAACTGCACGATTTCGTCATCTGCGACTTCTTCCATACGGAATGTGCGACCATTAATGGTCCAGTTCATATGATTCAAAAGCAGACGGAATGTGCGGGGGGAGCCGGAATTGACCGCGGCACTCTCCTGGTAGCGCTGGATAGCTGAAAATCGCTGGGGCAAAACCAGAGTTTCTTTTTCCTTGCGGTCGACCTGTACCTTGAACACGGTAAAAGGGTACCCGTTCGGTAGCAGGGCGCTGCCTCCCATCATGCCGCGTCCCCTTCCGCCGCCGTTCAAGGTGCCCGCATCAAAGGACAGGCTCACCATGGCCGGGTCAGATCCCACCGGATATTTGCTGAAGTCGGCCCAGAGTTCAATCCGCTCCGCCGGTCCCAGCATGACGTAATTTTTTTGAACCGGCTTTTCCAGCAGACCGCCGTCGCTTCCGATCACCACGAGGGGGCTGCCGTCTTCCCAGGCAAGCTTGTAGACGCGGGAATTGGATCCGTTGAGGAGGCGCAGACGGTATGCCCGGGTGGCCACCGACAGCGTGTATTCCGGTTTTCCATTCACCAGGATGCGATCTCCCAACAGACCGGTCATCCGTTCCATCATATTCTGGACGGGGTATGACAGTTGATTATTGCCGTCAAAAATGCGGTCCTGAATAACCAGGGGGATGTCATATGGGTCCGCCGGCAATGCGACGGACTTTTCTTCGTCATCGGAAACAATAAAAAGTCCGGCCAGGCCGCCGTATACCTGGTGGCCGGTGCGACCATGGGGATGAGGGTGATACCAGTACATGCCGGCGCGATTGCGCACCTCAAATTCATAAACGTAGTTTTCGCCGCGGGGGATGACATAGCGGGGGTGCCCGTCCATGTCGGCCGGGACATGCAGGCCATGCCAGTGGATAATGGACGGGTCAGGTATTCTATTTTGAAAATGGATCCGGACTTTCTGTCCCTTTTGAATCCGGATGGTGGGCCCCAGATATGTGTTGTCGTTGTTGGTCATGTTGTCTTGTTTTCCCCTCAACAGTTTGCCCGTATACTTCCACACGTGAGTCGGCCTGCCGGCCATGATCTGAGCCTGGTCCGGGGCTGCTGTCAAAGCGATCTCAACATCCGGAACAAACGCCGGGCTGATTGCCGTTGCCGCAGATGCGACGGGAAGGTTTAAAAATCCCCCGGGAACACCAGCTAAACAGCCCAATGCTCCCGCAGAGCTAAGTTGTAAGAACTTTCGTCGATTGATCATGATATGCCTCAATGGATATGGAGTCGTTGTTTGGCCGTTTAAGATATACTACATGGTAGGCATTATCATGTGACAGTCAAGAAGAAGATCCAACTATTAATGAAGGTGGCAGCCGATAAAGGGGAAGGGTTCAGGCATTTAAATGCAGCAATTTTGTCAATCAGCTCATTTCAGCCTTTTGGCCTAAATCAACGGTGGAAAATATAAAGGCGGCACAGGCAAACAGCACGGCGACATATAAAAGGGTCGCGCGCATGCCGCTGTATTGATAGAGCGCCCCGGCAATTAAGGGAGAAACAGCTCCCATCAGATAACGGGTCAGCGATTGTACCCCGAGGATGGTTGTTGCCACACGGTTGCCGGCAATATCAAGGATTGTGGCCGACACAAGGGAGTAATCACTGCGGATGCTGAAACCCAGCAAAACGATCAAGAGCGTAAATATCGCGCCTTTGCCGAAAAAGGCCATCAGGGTAATGAGCAGGCATGAGTAGAGCAGCGCAGGCACCAGCACCTGTTTTCTGCCCCAGCGATCGGAAAGGTGTCCCATCAGCGGGCTGGCCACAATACCGATGGCCCAGAGCAGGCCGAAATGAAATCCGATGGATTTTGAAGAAAAGCCGAGCTGCTCCTTCATAAACAGGGGCAGAAAGGTTACGATTACAGCGAAACACATGCCGCGGAATCCGGCCACAAAGTTCACCCGCCAGAGATGGGTTCGTTTCAGAATATCTTTTGTAATGGCCAGCTGCTCTTTAAAATCAGCTTTTTTTTCAACATGTGATTCCGGCGTTTTATTTTTTGTTTTATCAATTATAAAAAAGGTATAATAAATCCAACCGGCCATGATCAGCGGAACGATGAAGTACATGGACAGGATGCTTTGCCAGGAAATAAAGCCGAGAAGGAGTCCGGTTAAGACCGGCCCGAAAATATCTCCCATACTGCCGCCGGAGCCGTGAATCGCAAGGGCGGCGCCGCGATGATTTGAAAACTGCAACCCGAGCTCGGCCAAAGAGGGCAGGTGCCAGATCGAACCGGCAATGGCCAGGATGATCATGCCCACAAGAACAAAACCATAAAACGGCGCAACACTGATCAGCAGCCAGCCAAGACCGAAAACAACCATGCAGGCCGCCATCAGCAGGGCGCGATGCCGGCGCAGGTAATCGGACAGGATGCCGCCCGGCAGAGACGACAGGCCGGCAGCCAATTCATGGGCGGTCATAATGGCGCCCAGCTGAATCGGGCTGATTCCAAAACTGGTTTTGACCGCCGGGAGCATGACGGAAAAACTTTGCGACATAAAATGAAACGTTGCGTGGGCAAAGAAAAAACAGGTCAGTATCAGATAGCTTCCCTGTCTGATGCCGGCGCCGCTAGTGAAAACAGTCTCAGAATGGTTTTCGTTTTTCATCTTTTGTGTGTCCTTTAAACCAAGAATAGCGTCCCGATGACGACTGAAATAGCCCCGATCACCACCCGGGGATTGAATATCTCCAGTTTGCGATTAAATGCAAACGAAAAAATAAGCACAAAAACAGGCACGGTGGAAGCCAAAGGGGTAACCACGCTTGCCGGCGCCAGATCCAGGGCAATATAACGGACAAAATTTGCGACAAAACTCAAAAACCCGGCGGCAAAGAAGAACCCGGCCGCCCTTCCCGAGGTAGCGGAAATAGAAATACGTGTTTTTTGTTTCAGAAGTGAAAGGCTTAAAATAGCCGTTGCCGCAACAAATGATACAAAGGCGCCTGCAACAGGGGATCCGATGCCGTCAAGTCCCAATTTGACGAAGATGGGGGCCACCCCCCACGACACCCCCGCACCGAGTCCCAAGACAAACGCTCTGGCCGGGATCCGGTAGAGAGATTCAGAGGATTTTTGAGTTCGCTGGGAGTTTAAACCGGTCAGGGTGATTCCCGTTAAGATCAGAAAAACGCCGATCCCCAGGCCCCAGCCCAAAGGTTCCCGCAGAACCGTAACGCCGATCACAACGGATATCAGGATATCCGAACGGCTGAGGATGTTGGCGATATTTGCGCCCACCAGCTGGATGCATTTATAATTTAAGGTGCGGCCGAATACAAAATGAACAATCCCTGCCAGTGACAGCCAGACATACCCTTGCCAGGTAAAGTTCAGGAGGGTGTGAATCTGGCCGGTAAATGCAATGACGAGAAACAGCAGCGGCACCGCCATGGAGACGCTGATGAGGATGCCGACGCTGATATCGACAACGATAATGACCGCGCGGCGAAGAAAAATCGCATTCAGTGCAAATGACATGGCCGACAGCAGTGCAAAGAGGGAGCCGAGCATAAACTACAACTCTAAGTGAACAGAAACAAA carries:
- a CDS encoding EamA family transporter, with the protein product MLGSLFALLSAMSFALNAIFLRRAVIIVVDISVGILISVSMAVPLLFLVIAFTGQIHTLLNFTWQGYVWLSLAGIVHFVFGRTLNYKCIQLVGANIANILSRSDILISVVIGVTVLREPLGWGLGIGVFLILTGITLTGLNSQRTQKSSESLYRIPARAFVLGLGAGVSWGVAPIFVKLGLDGIGSPVAGAFVSFVAATAILSLSLLKQKTRISISATSGRAAGFFFAAGFLSFVANFVRYIALDLAPASVVTPLASTVPVFVLIFSFAFNRKLEIFNPRVVIGAISVVIGTLFLV